Proteins from one Bacteroidota bacterium genomic window:
- a CDS encoding response regulator transcription factor: MTFLIAEDNLQMRQSIKRFLLKSVPNHHTFYEASDGSEAVKQYDRFSPDWVVMDIEMLPMDGLTASKKILGSHPTAKIIVLTSYDDAGYRKAAYDAGTFAFVSKEHLDDLKKILSTQYKGQ; this comes from the coding sequence ATGACATTTCTTATCGCTGAAGATAATCTTCAAATGCGCCAGAGCATAAAACGGTTTTTGCTCAAGAGCGTACCAAATCACCACACATTCTATGAAGCATCCGATGGAAGCGAAGCAGTGAAACAGTACGATCGCTTCTCACCTGATTGGGTGGTTATGGATATTGAAATGCTGCCGATGGATGGACTGACGGCATCAAAAAAAATTCTTGGTTCTCACCCAACTGCAAAAATTATTGTACTGACAAGTTACGACGATGCAGGGTATCGCAAAGCAGCATATGATGCGGGGACATTTGCGTTCGTATCGAAGGAACATCTTGATGATCTGAAAAAAATTTTATCAACACAATATAAAGGACAGTAA
- a CDS encoding two-component regulator propeller domain-containing protein, with product MAFFGHVRFLYSIHVKSTSSQQTNKVQRQILLPSFFIALLLSFVLLNAQPIRFERITTEQELPDGTIVCMIKDRQGFLWLGTYAGLVRYDGYSFRHFTKGPANNKNLSADIIYTLLEDRLGLIWIGTVNGGLNCIDPVTEKILYYRHDPKNQNSLSHDQVYSLHEDRSGRLWIGTTGGLDYFDREKNIFTHFDPDSITDPITNKVTAIYERPAEPGIFWLGTFGGVKRFDCETKKFTHYRNDSLNSSSLSHNGITFIYGSSGLPNVLWIGTNGGLNKFDIQQELFRSFKNDPGNSTSISSNAVRSMIEDRSGIFWIGTSGGGLNRFDPVTEKFIRYSNNPKNSRTLSNDNIVTLLEDESGVIWAGTRDGLNRFLPKEDFVIYQHDPSNSLSLSNNFLWTLYEDSSGILWIASGMGLNRFDRKTQTFTCYKHNPDDPASLRNNMVRTIYEDRNGTLWVGNVNGMLHRFDRKTGKSKSIQILVHPSNEKENDILSMLEDRNGTFWVGTMEGLNILNREKWTFTPIVIGSLGSNINQRYYINSLFEDNDGTIWIGTWNDGLIAYQSQSRKFTIYKNDTTKIASLSNNNVAFVTRDKSGILWAATRGGGLNRFDDEKKEFTPLLKTNVPPFENIFGFLEDHLGNFWFGAGNGLCRFNPSTGKYRIFKTRDVLQGSGFNTRSFYKSNTGAMYFGGVNGLDVFYPDSIQDNVHVPQVFITSFKIHDKEFLTDTAVPYLKTISLPYTDNYLSFEFAALDFKDQRDNKYMYMMKGVNEDWINSGTRRYAAYTSLKPGTYIFKVKGSNNNGVWNEVGASLTITILPAYWQTSWFRILAIVLFLSLIVSIYQRKVNRLKKEKFVQREFSRKQIEQQEAERKHIASELHDGLGQNLLVINNELQQFLGEQKEPQEDLRRVASMVQESVESVREISSNLHPHHIERLGFSAAVQAMTENISHSAKLKIECMCDKLDHQIPKEFEIHIYRIIQEGLSNIVRHASAHYVKVTVRKVHNSIDVTITDDGCGFNIQEFHGAQFPKSTNDIFRGFGIASMSERTRIIGGTLTIDSSTSSGTTIHLTLPLS from the coding sequence ATGGCGTTCTTTGGTCATGTCCGATTTCTCTATTCCATTCATGTTAAAAGCACTTCTTCTCAACAAACGAATAAAGTACAACGCCAAATACTTCTTCCGTCTTTTTTTATCGCTCTCCTCCTTTCCTTTGTCTTACTCAATGCGCAACCGATTCGGTTTGAACGGATCACAACGGAACAGGAACTTCCCGATGGCACAATTGTTTGCATGATAAAAGACAGACAAGGTTTTCTCTGGTTGGGAACGTATGCAGGACTTGTACGATACGACGGATATTCATTTCGGCATTTCACCAAAGGACCGGCAAATAACAAAAATCTAAGCGCCGATATTATCTACACTCTTCTTGAGGATCGATTGGGATTGATCTGGATCGGAACAGTTAATGGGGGACTGAACTGTATCGATCCGGTAACGGAAAAAATTTTATATTACAGGCACGATCCCAAAAATCAAAATAGTCTCAGCCACGATCAGGTTTATTCGCTGCATGAAGATCGTTCGGGCCGGCTCTGGATCGGAACAACCGGAGGTCTTGACTATTTTGACAGAGAAAAAAATATCTTCACACATTTCGATCCTGACAGCATCACGGATCCGATCACGAACAAAGTCACGGCAATCTATGAACGTCCTGCAGAACCCGGAATTTTTTGGCTTGGTACATTTGGCGGCGTTAAACGATTTGATTGTGAAACAAAGAAGTTCACCCACTATAGAAACGATTCCCTTAATTCTTCCAGCCTCAGCCACAATGGGATCACGTTTATCTACGGATCATCCGGATTACCAAACGTTTTGTGGATCGGCACAAATGGTGGATTAAACAAGTTCGATATACAACAAGAACTCTTTAGAAGTTTTAAAAATGATCCCGGCAACAGTACGAGTATAAGCAGTAATGCGGTCAGATCAATGATAGAGGATCGATCCGGAATTTTTTGGATCGGTACAAGCGGCGGAGGTTTAAACCGTTTTGATCCGGTAACGGAAAAGTTTATCCGCTACTCCAACAATCCCAAAAACAGCAGGACTCTCAGTAACGACAATATTGTAACTCTATTGGAAGATGAATCCGGTGTCATATGGGCAGGTACCCGCGACGGTTTGAATCGGTTTTTACCAAAAGAGGATTTTGTCATCTATCAGCATGATCCAAGTAATTCCCTCAGTCTCAGCAACAACTTTCTCTGGACTCTCTACGAAGACAGTTCCGGTATATTGTGGATCGCATCGGGAATGGGATTAAACAGGTTTGACCGTAAAACGCAAACATTCACCTGTTACAAACACAATCCTGATGATCCGGCCAGCTTGCGAAACAATATGGTCAGAACAATTTATGAAGATAGAAATGGAACACTCTGGGTCGGCAATGTGAATGGCATGCTTCACAGATTTGATAGAAAAACAGGAAAGAGTAAATCAATTCAAATTCTTGTCCACCCGAGCAATGAGAAAGAAAATGATATTCTTTCAATGTTGGAAGATCGAAACGGAACATTTTGGGTTGGGACAATGGAGGGTCTGAATATCCTCAACAGAGAGAAATGGACATTCACGCCGATTGTCATCGGTTCGCTGGGCAGCAATATAAATCAGCGTTATTATATAAATTCTTTGTTTGAAGACAATGATGGAACGATTTGGATTGGAACATGGAACGACGGACTGATCGCCTATCAATCACAAAGCAGAAAATTTACCATCTACAAAAATGATACAACAAAAATAGCGAGCCTCAGCAACAACAACGTCGCATTTGTCACACGCGATAAATCAGGAATTCTTTGGGCAGCAACGCGCGGCGGCGGGCTTAACAGATTCGATGATGAAAAAAAAGAGTTTACACCATTATTGAAAACCAACGTGCCACCCTTTGAAAATATCTTTGGTTTTCTGGAAGACCACTTAGGGAATTTCTGGTTTGGAGCAGGGAATGGGCTCTGCCGGTTCAATCCTTCCACCGGAAAATACCGTATTTTTAAAACGCGCGATGTATTGCAGGGAAGCGGCTTTAATACCAGATCGTTCTATAAAAGTAATACCGGCGCAATGTATTTTGGCGGAGTAAATGGATTGGACGTTTTTTATCCTGACAGTATTCAGGACAATGTTCATGTCCCTCAAGTATTTATCACCTCTTTCAAGATTCACGACAAGGAGTTTTTGACTGACACAGCTGTACCGTATCTCAAAACTATTTCTTTGCCTTACACAGATAATTACCTTTCATTTGAATTTGCAGCGCTCGACTTCAAAGATCAACGCGACAATAAATATATGTATATGATGAAGGGAGTGAATGAAGATTGGATTAACAGCGGCACACGACGTTATGCCGCTTATACAAGTCTTAAACCGGGTACGTACATTTTCAAAGTAAAAGGATCAAACAACAATGGAGTTTGGAATGAAGTAGGTGCGTCGCTCACAATCACCATCCTCCCAGCCTATTGGCAAACATCGTGGTTCCGAATCCTCGCGATTGTTTTGTTTCTCAGTCTTATTGTTTCCATCTATCAACGGAAAGTCAACCGGCTCAAAAAAGAAAAATTCGTCCAGCGGGAATTTTCACGGAAACAGATCGAGCAGCAGGAAGCAGAACGAAAACACATTGCATCAGAATTGCACGACGGGCTTGGACAAAATCTTCTCGTCATCAACAACGAACTTCAACAATTTTTAGGCGAACAAAAAGAACCACAAGAAGATCTGCGCCGTGTCGCTTCGATGGTACAAGAGTCTGTGGAGAGTGTTCGTGAAATTTCATCGAATCTCCATCCGCATCATATCGAACGCCTCGGATTCTCCGCTGCGGTTCAAGCAATGACGGAAAATATTTCTCATTCAGCCAAACTGAAGATTGAATGCATGTGTGACAAGCTCGATCATCAGATACCGAAGGAATTCGAGATTCATATATATCGGATCATACAGGAAGGATTATCGAACATTGTTCGGCATGCTTCGGCACACTATGTAAAAGTTACCGTACGAAAAGTTCACAATTCAATTGATGTCACCATCACGGATGATGGATGCGGTTTTAACATTCAAGAATTTCACGGAGCACAATTTCCAAAATCAACCAATGACATCTTTCGAGGATTCGGTATTGCCAGCATGTCGGAACGGACGAGGATCATTGGAGGCACACTCACGATCGATTCATCAACTTCATCGGGAACAACAATTCATCTTACACTGCCACTTTCGTAA
- a CDS encoding response regulator transcription factor, whose protein sequence is MDTITRVLIADDHEIFRVGLVKTIERDKNFSIIAQAADGKEALTQVREMRPDIAILDVSMPLMSGLDVGRAVYKAALATELIFLTMYKDIAYFNAAMDIGARGYLLKDNASADLLVCLRTVVEGNYFISPTMSHFLVERKNNTDALTQNVPSLQNLSPAERHILKLLADNLTSKEIADKLFISLRTVENHRTHICQKLGIKGHNKLLQFALENKSAL, encoded by the coding sequence ATGGATACAATAACACGAGTGCTTATTGCTGATGACCATGAAATATTCCGTGTCGGTCTGGTGAAAACAATTGAGAGGGATAAGAATTTCTCAATTATCGCACAAGCCGCAGATGGTAAAGAAGCACTCACACAGGTTAGAGAAATGCGTCCCGATATTGCAATACTTGATGTCTCCATGCCGTTGATGAGCGGTCTCGATGTTGGGCGCGCCGTCTATAAGGCAGCTTTGGCAACAGAATTGATCTTCCTGACGATGTATAAAGACATCGCGTATTTCAATGCAGCAATGGATATCGGAGCGCGGGGATATCTTCTAAAAGACAATGCCAGCGCAGACCTGTTGGTTTGTCTTAGAACAGTTGTTGAGGGAAATTATTTTATCAGTCCCACGATGTCGCATTTTCTTGTAGAAAGAAAAAATAATACAGATGCACTTACACAGAATGTCCCTTCCCTGCAAAATCTTTCGCCGGCGGAACGCCACATTCTTAAACTTCTTGCTGATAATCTTACGAGTAAAGAAATTGCCGATAAGCTTTTCATCAGTTTACGCACTGTTGAAAATCACCGAACACACATTTGTCAGAAACTCGGCATTAAAGGACACAACAAGCTTTTGCAATTTGCGCTGGAAAATAAATCGGCGTTGTAA